Below is a genomic region from Gemmatimonadota bacterium.
CATAGGGTTCGTCGGCGTGCTGGTGCTTATTCTCACCGGTTGCGGCTCGTCCGGTTCGGACGCGGAGTCAACGGACCCAGACAACAAGGAGGCCGTTGCCCGGGCGTTCATGGTCCAGTTGGTCGAAGGCACGATTACGCCGGGGACGATCGGCTTCCACGAGATCCCCGAGGAGTTCGTGCAGGATGGAAAGGCGTTGTATGCCCGGTACGGCTGTACCGTGTGCCACGGTCTGGACGGTCATGGCGACGGACCGATTTCCTACACGCTGAAACCCCCTCCCCGCGATTTCCGGGACCCGGGGGCTTACCGCATCGGCCGTGACGTGGTCACGATCGCCGGCATGCTGAAAGACGGCATCCCCGACAGCCCGTCCATGGTGCCCTTTCCCCATATCAAGGACGAAGAGCGCTTCAAGATCGCCATGTACGTGGCTTCGCTTCAGCCGTCTGCGGACGCGCCTTCATCCGAACCATAGTACTCAACATGACGAACAAGAATCTTCAAGGGTATGTTTTCTGTATCTGGACTTTGATGGTGCTCGTCACGGCCGCCTGCCAGCCGGCGGACGACCTGGAAATCGACGGGGCCTGGATTCGGGCTACACCGCCGAACAGGGACGTCACCGCCGCCTACCTGGTGATCACGAACCGGTCGGACCAGCCCAGGGAACTGCGGTCCGTGGAGACGCCGGCCGCGGCGTACACGGAACTACATGCCATGCGCCAAGTTGACGATATGATGGAGATGGAGAAGATCGAAGGCGTGGTGGTTCCGGCGCAAGGCGAGGCCGTACTGGAACCCGGCGGCAACCACATCATGTTGTTCGGTGTAAGCAATCCGCTGGCGGAAGGGGAAGTGGTTGCTCTTACGCTGCGCTTCGACGATCAATCGGCACGGACCGTCACGGCCGAGGTGCTGAAGAGCCGTCCGTAGGCGCGTTCATTTTGCGCAGTTGATCTAAAGGTATTCCATTGGGTTCAAAGACGCCTGGTTATCATTCGACGATTACGATCCTCAGCGGTCTGGCCACCCTGGTCGCCGCGGGCCTGCTGCTCTTCCCCGGATGCCGCGCCGAACCGCCGCCACCGCCGCAGATCGACATCCCCGAACTGCTGGACTACGGCGAACGGTTTGGCGGTGATTTCATGCTGACCGACCAGGACGGGGAGCGGTTCGACCTGTCCGAGCACCGCGGCGACGCCTTCCTGATCTTCTTCGGCTATACCTACTGCCCCGACGCCTGTCCGCTCATGCTCTCCAAGCTGGCGGCCGTCTACGACGTGCTGGATCTCGAACCTGGACAGCGCGTGCGTACGATATACGTCACGGTCGATCCCAGGCGCGACACGCCGAAGCAGCTCGGGGATTACCTGGCCTACTTTTCCACGGTGGACGTCCGCGGCCTCACGGGATCGCGGGAGGAGATCGACGCGGTCGCCGAACGGTACGGCGTGCTGTACAAGTTGCAGCAGCCGAACGAGGCGGGGCATTACCTGGTAGCCCATACGACCACCCTGTTCCTCGTGGACCGGGAGGGCCGGCTGCGCTACCGGTTCCATCCGAGCGACACCCCGGAATACATCGCGGCAGGTATCAAACTGCTCTTCGAATAGACTGTAGAACATGCCTCGCGAGATCGATCGTGGATTGCGGAACCGGCGTGCTGGCGGCTTAGAGTTCTCGGCGCAGGGCGTCGACCGGGTTCATGGCGGCGGTCCGCAGCGTCTGCGTACTGACCGTCAGCCACGCGATCAACAGCCCGAGCAGACCGGCCGCGGGGAACAACAGCAGCGAGACATCGGAATGATAGGCGTACTGCCGCAGCCACTG
It encodes:
- a CDS encoding copper chaperone PCu(A)C, which gives rise to MTNKNLQGYVFCIWTLMVLVTAACQPADDLEIDGAWIRATPPNRDVTAAYLVITNRSDQPRELRSVETPAAAYTELHAMRQVDDMMEMEKIEGVVVPAQGEAVLEPGGNHIMLFGVSNPLAEGEVVALTLRFDDQSARTVTAEVLKSRP
- a CDS encoding cytochrome c, whose product is MFSAGTTWLKPARAHRRSDGLWFVCVIGFVGVLVLILTGCGSSGSDAESTDPDNKEAVARAFMVQLVEGTITPGTIGFHEIPEEFVQDGKALYARYGCTVCHGLDGHGDGPISYTLKPPPRDFRDPGAYRIGRDVVTIAGMLKDGIPDSPSMVPFPHIKDEERFKIAMYVASLQPSADAPSSEP
- a CDS encoding SCO family protein, giving the protein MGSKTPGYHSTITILSGLATLVAAGLLLFPGCRAEPPPPPQIDIPELLDYGERFGGDFMLTDQDGERFDLSEHRGDAFLIFFGYTYCPDACPLMLSKLAAVYDVLDLEPGQRVRTIYVTVDPRRDTPKQLGDYLAYFSTVDVRGLTGSREEIDAVAERYGVLYKLQQPNEAGHYLVAHTTTLFLVDREGRLRYRFHPSDTPEYIAAGIKLLFE